A part of Vigna radiata var. radiata cultivar VC1973A chromosome 11, Vradiata_ver6, whole genome shotgun sequence genomic DNA contains:
- the LOC106776847 gene encoding protein MIZU-KUSSEI 1 codes for MKTIMAAKFPHDSSFSFSRRYFHWKKKALDEEDDDNEEEMLNFSTSSSHFLDEKQQDYNHPLQMSSRHATMTTEHKKKPNLSKLKSALTVFTKRTQLGTRVVGTLFGHRRGHVHFAIQEDPKAGPAFLIQLATPTSVLVREMASGLVRIALECEKKKSEKSNSGLKLVEEGVWRTYCNGRKCGYASRRECGPEEWKILKAVEPISMGAGVLPVEGCEEGEVMYMRARYERVVGSRDSEAFYMMNPDGVGGPELSIYLIRV; via the coding sequence ATGAAGACCATTATGGCAGCCAAATTTCCTCATGActcttccttctccttctcaAGGAGATATTTCCATTGGAAGAAGAAAGCATTGgacgaagaagatgatgataacGAGGAAGAAATGCTCAACTTCTCAACTTCATCCTCACACTTCCTAGACGAGAAACAACAAGATTACAATCACCCACTTCAAATGTCATCACGACATGCTACAATGACCACCGAACACAAGAAAAAACCCAACCTTTCCAAGTTGAAGTCAGCCCTCACAGTCTTCACCAAGCGTACCCAGCTGGGTACGCGCGTGGTGGGAACGCTCTTTGGGCACCGCCGCGGCCACGTGCACTTCGCCATCCAAGAAGACCCGAAGGCGGGGCCGGCGTTCCTGATCCAACTGGCGACACCGACAAGTGTGTTGGTCCGTGAAATGGCGTCGGGGCTGGTGAGAATCGCGTTGGAGtgcgagaaaaagaagagcGAAAAGAGTAACAGTGGTTTAAAGTTGGTGGAGGAAGGTGTGTGGAGAACGTACTGCAACGGGAGGAAGTGTGGGTACGCGAGTAGGCGGGAGTGTGGGCCTGAGGAGTGGAAGATACTGAAGGCGGTGGAGCCCATATCGATGGGAGCAGGGGTTTTGCCGGTGGAAGGGTGTGAAGAAGGTGAGGTTATGTACATGAGAGCAAGGTATGAGAGGGTGGTGGGTTCAAGAGATTCTGAGGCTTTCTACATGATGAACCCTGATGGAGTTGGGGGTCCTGAACTCAGCATTTACTTGATCAGAGTTTAA